Within the Desulfatiglans anilini DSM 4660 genome, the region CTCCAATCTTTTCTATTCACCGACCTCCCCCTTGAACCGATAGGTCACCAGCGTGCATCGGGTAATCAACATGGATGAAAGCGGTTTTTCCGGTCTCATGGATACATTCAGGACATGGACTATCCGCTCCATCGAACTGATCGTGGTGAGAAAAGCAACCACATTGCGATACCGCCCTCTGACCTCGATCGAGACAGGAATCTCGACGAAGAAATCCTTCTCGACTTCTTTCTGCGGACTGAACAACAAAAATTCCAAACACGACTCTTCACCCTTCGCCGTGATGTTCCTTAGAAGCGTGGGGATCTCCCTCGAATCGGGCAGAATGCTCAACGCCTGCTCCAGTTGCGCCTCCGCGGCCTTCCGCTCTTCCTGCAATCGCGCCAGGTTGCGGACGCGAATGCGAGACTGGGTGCTCCGCTCGGACAGCCCCGCGAGTTCCATCTCCAAATCCGCTATGCCCCGGATCGATGGCCGGTAGACAAAGCAAAGGAACAAAGCTCCCAGGAACATGACCGTACCGGCAAGCACGGCGTACCTCCGTCCCTGTCCCATCCCTCCTATCCACTCGAACATCCGTGGACCCCTCATCGCGCCGTCTGATGCCCACCCGCAATAACGACCCTCAATGCGCCGGATTGCAGCCTGTTCGCTAGCCATGCCTGCCTTTCAGCGGGGAAATGGTCCGCAGGCCTGCTCAACAGAAGATCCGATATGTTTCGATCCATTCCCCTTATCCATCCAAAAAGATCGTCCAGCACAACCCCTTCTCCAATCCGGAAGGAATATCCCGCTTTACGCCCTGCGAGGGTTCAATCCCACCTCTTTGCAGTGGGTCCCCGTTTCTTCAACCTTTTTGATGCAGGCCCTGTTTTGCCCACATCGAGGGAACCCAGCGCTTGCGCAGAGGCAGCCGGTAAGCCGCCGCACCAGCAAACATGCCGATTGACCCGACCTTGGCGATAAAAACCCTTTACCGACAGAAAACCCTTTACCTTGGCGAAATCGACGTCATTTTCGAGACCTGTCCATGGGAAGAAATCTGCTTGAACGCCGATGTTCTACATCCAACCGTAAAATCCACGAGATCCGCCTGATAGAGCGAAAAATTCTTCAAGTGTGCACTTTCCAGATCCACAGAGACGATCGTATTCGTTTTTTCCAAATTGGTCATAAATGCAGCAACGCTTTCATGGTCCCTTGCGGTCCCCCTCAATGTCAAAAAACCACCGTTTTCCTGCAGTAGATCGAGCCACAATCGTTGTGCCGGCACGGATCTGGCAATATCGTTCAACCATTGGACCGGTTTCACCTGCTGCAACTCAAGTTGCTCTATAACAGCCAAACGGTTCTTGACGATTTCAAGACTTCGCCTAAGTTCCTGGAGTCGTCTGTTCACCTCACTGGTTTTTTGGACTTCAGCAGTCTTACGGTTTTTTTCATCCTTTAACCGATCCAGGCGATTAACAAGATCGCAATAAATGCTGCCCATCAAAGAAATAACAAGCATGATCAAAAGCACGAAGATGCTGATTTGCCGTCTGACATCTTCTCTTTTTCTGGCATCTCTGAACGGAAGCAGATTGATTCGAATCATTTATCTCCGATTGCTCTCAAGGCGAGGCCCACCGCGACGACCGCTTGCCGACCCACCGATGATAGATAAACAGGGTCGATTCTTTTTTCATCAAAGGCGAGGGACTTGAAAGGATCGATCTCCACCACCTTTAGACCCGTTTTTTTCTCGAGGAATGGCTGAAAACCCGGTAGGCGGCAAGAACCCCCACAGACGTAGATTCCTTCGACGTCTACCCCGGGATGGGCATTTCCTGCAAAATCGAGGGCGCGGATAATTTCCCCCGTCCAGTTTTCGACCACGCCCTGCAGGATCCCATCCAGTTTCTCCTTATCCCGGAGCAGGCGGTGCCCCAATTTGATCCGCTCGCCCTCCCCCAGATCGACCCCGAAATGAAGCACGATCTCCCTGGTAACCTCCGAACCTGCAGATGAGGAATCGCTGTTGAAAATGGGTATCCCATCCTCGACAATGTTGATGCAGAGTTCCCGGGCGCCAAGATTCACCAGGGCGTAGCACCCGTTTTTTCGTCCCGATGAGATTTCGAAGGCATTCTGCATCGCGAAGGCATCGACGTCCAAGACCGCGGGATTGAGGCCGGCCTGTTCAAGGACCTGGACGCGGTCCTCGACAATCCTTTTCTTCGCCGCGACAAGCATCACATCCAGAAGCTCCGCCTCCGCCGCTCCGATCACGCCGGCGCCAATGGCCCTTCCGCTCCCCTCAAGGGTGTCGAAGTCGAGATTGACCTGATGCACATCAAACGGAATATATTGTTCGGCTTCTTCACCAATCAGTTCTTCCAGGGGAAG harbors:
- the pilM gene encoding type IV pilus biogenesis protein PilM; the protein is MMLGGARNQLVGVDIGSHAIKVVELAETRRGRVLRSIGMAVLPDGAVEEGVIRQSSPVVELLRGLFAKLKIRNRNVATSLSGYSVMVKKITVRKSEGLPLEELIGEEAEQYIPFDVHQVNLDFDTLEGSGRAIGAGVIGAAEAELLDVMLVAAKKRIVEDRVQVLEQAGLNPAVLDVDAFAMQNAFEISSGRKNGCYALVNLGARELCINIVEDGIPIFNSDSSSAGSEVTREIVLHFGVDLGEGERIKLGHRLLRDKEKLDGILQGVVENWTGEIIRALDFAGNAHPGVDVEGIYVCGGSCRLPGFQPFLEKKTGLKVVEIDPFKSLAFDEKRIDPVYLSSVGRQAVVAVGLALRAIGDK
- a CDS encoding PilN domain-containing protein, whose amino-acid sequence is MIRINLLPFRDARKREDVRRQISIFVLLIMLVISLMGSIYCDLVNRLDRLKDEKNRKTAEVQKTSEVNRRLQELRRSLEIVKNRLAVIEQLELQQVKPVQWLNDIARSVPAQRLWLDLLQENGGFLTLRGTARDHESVAAFMTNLEKTNTIVSVDLESAHLKNFSLYQADLVDFTVGCRTSAFKQISSHGQVSKMTSISPR
- a CDS encoding type 4a pilus biogenesis protein PilO, translated to MFEWIGGMGQGRRYAVLAGTVMFLGALFLCFVYRPSIRGIADLEMELAGLSERSTQSRIRVRNLARLQEERKAAEAQLEQALSILPDSREIPTLLRNITAKGEESCLEFLLFSPQKEVEKDFFVEIPVSIEVRGRYRNVVAFLTTISSMERIVHVLNVSMRPEKPLSSMLITRCTLVTYRFKGEVGE